The nucleotide window GAATGTTTGCGAATCCGCTTGTGAGTGCTGATATTCTTGGGGTAGCAGCAGGTGCAGGCTTTGGTGCATCTATCGGAATTTTATTATTTGGTAATGGCTATATTACACAGGGCCTTGCATTAATATTTGGTCTAGCAGCCATTGGGTTTACGTATATGATAGGTGGCGCAGGCAAAAATTTGCCGATCTTCATGCTTGTGTTAGCAGGTGTCGTTACGAGTGCACTATTTAATGCGTTAATTTCGTTAACAAAGTTCGTCGCCGATCCAGAGGAAAAGCTTCCGGCCATTACATATTGGCTAATGGGAAGCTTAGGTACAGCCTCATACCGTGATTTATATACAGCTGGCCCAATTATTTTAGTTGGGATGTTCATATTGTTAGTCCTTCGCTGGCGCATCAATTTATTAACATTACCAGATGATGAAGCAAAATCGCTTGGTATTAATGTAACGCGCTTAAAATGGTTTGTCATTGCTGGTGCGACCCTTTGTACAGCTGCAGCAGTAGCCGTTGCAGGTATTGTAGGCTGGGTTGGTTTAATCATCCCACATATTGCCCGTATGTTTGTCGGGAGTAATAATGAGCGCGTCTTACCAATGTCTATTGCACTTGGTGGTGCGTATCTTTTATTAATTGATACACTCGCTCGTTCGGTGACGGCAGCAGAAATTCCATTATCAATTTTAACGGCAATTGTTGGGGCACCATTCTTCGCTTACTTATTACGAAGAACGGGAGGTAGTTGGTCATGAAAATTGAAGTACGTGAAGGTAACTTCTTCTACGCAAAAAAGAAGGAAACGAAGCCCTTTATTTATGAATCTAATATTGATTTTGTATTAGAGCCGGGACAAATTATGGCAATTCTTGGACCAAATGGCGCTGGGAAAACAACGTTATTAAAATGTATTACAGGTTTAAATGATTGGCGTCAAGGGGAGACATTGATCGATGATGTGCCACTTAAAAAAATAGCTGAAAAAGAGCTATGGAAGCGTATCGGCTACGTACCACAAGCGCATAAAATGGTGTTCGGCTTTTCAATTGAGGACTTAGTCGTTATGGGACGTGCTCCATACATTAGCTCGCTTTCAAAGCCACGCAAAGAAGATTACGAAAAAGCGCATGAAGCATTAAATGAAGTTGGGATTTTACATTTAGCAAAAAAATCATGCAATGAAGTAAGTGGAGGCGAGTTACAGCTTGCCTTAATCGCACGAACGCTCGTATCGAATCCTGAAATTTTAATTTTAGATGAACCTGAATCCCATTTAGACGTTCAAAAGCAAGTTGTAATTTTAGAAACATTAAAGCGTCTTTCAAAAGAGCATCAAATTTCATGTATTATTAATACACACTACCCTAACCACGCCTTTTATTTAGCGGATCAAGTACTAATGATTGCGAAGCAGAAAAAAGTAATGATTGGTCCTGTGCATGAAGTGATGACGGAATCTCGAATGAAAGAGTATTTTAATATAGATTTACGTAAATTGATTTTTGAAGAAGAGGATTTATTGTTTGAGACAATGGTGCCATTAGCTCTTGCCGCGAAGCGAGATATTAGTGCGTGTAAGTACCATCCATTTGATTAAAAAAAATGGTGTTCATTGCCAAAGTAACATTGTCATATTACATCCAGTTTGATATACTAATTTGTATTGTGACGTCCATGTCTAGGAGGTGGAGCAAATGCATACGTTATTAACAGTTTTACTTATTATCGTAGCTTTAGCCTTAATCGTTGTCGTTTTATTACAATCAGGTAAAAGCGCTGGTTTATCAGGTGCCATCTCTGGTGGAGCTGAACAACTATTCGGTAAACAGAAGGCTCGTGGGATGGATTTAGTATTACACCGTGTTACGATCGTTTTATCTGTTGCATTCTTCGTGTTAGCTTTAGCTATTACAAAAATCTAATCGAACGAAATCAAACGCCTAACCGAGCATTTTGCAAGGTTAGGCTTTTTCTTTTAGTGTGGAAGAAAAGGCAGTATAATAGAAGAAATGGAATTTTTGGCGATTCGAGGGTGTGCTCGAATCGTATTTTCAGTATAGGAAAATAATATCTTCATTTCGACAGGGGCGGTAACGATGAAAAAGGCTTTGTCTTCACCGTTTTTCTTTGAGGCAGGACGACGGGCGGTTTTATTACTACATGGTTTTACAGGGAGCTCTGCGGATGTGCGCATGCTAGGTCGTTATTTAGAAAAGCATGGCTATACATCACTTGCCCCGCATTATAAAGGACATGGTGTACCACCAGAGGAACTTATTGTCACGAATCCACATGATTGGTGGCAAGATGTGATAAATGGGTATAATCAATTAAAACAAGCAGGCTATGAAGAAATTGCAGTGGCTGGCCTATCACTAGGCGGTGTTTTTTCATTAAAGCTTGCACTTGAACAGCCGGTGAAAGGTGTCGTCACAATGTGTTCACCTATGACAATGCGCACAACAGACACTATGTTTGAAGGTGTCATTGAATATGCTAAACAATACAAAAAACAACAAGGTAAAAGTGAACAGGAAATTGAATTAGAGATCAAAGCGATCAAACAGCAGGGAATGGCATCATTACCTGATTTGCAGCAGCTGATTCACGAAGTAAGACAGTCCATTGACTTACTTTATGCCCCGATTTTAATTATCCAATCGCGTCATGATCAAGTCATTAACCCAGATTCTGCAAACATAATCTACAACAGCGTCGAATCTATTCAAAAAGAAATACGCTGGTTTGAACAATCCGGACATGTTATTACACTCGATAAAGAAAAAGATCAGCTTCATGAAGAAGTTCTCACGTTTTTAAATACGCTAGATTGGATAATCTAATGAAGTATATATTATTTTCTGTTCAAAGGAGGGAAAATTATGACTCAAAACAATGATTTACAAAACCAAATCCTCGAATTTATGAGGGATGATGATTATAGACCGATGACCGTATCTGAAATTGAAGGTGCGTTTGCATTAGAAGAAGCAGATGATTTCCGTGAACTTGTCAAAACGCTTGTTAAAATGGAAGCTCAAGGACAAATCGTGCGCTCACGTTCTAACCGTTATGGTTTACCAGAACGCATGAATTTATTACGTGGACGCTTTATCGGTAACGCAAAAGGCTTCGGCTTTGTAGCACCGGAAGAAGAGGGCATGGACGATATTTTTATTCCATCTTACGAAACTAATGGCGCACTAAATGGCGATACCGTACTTGTTCGTATTTTAAAAGAATCTTCAGGTGACCGCCGTGAAGGTACGATTACAAAAATTGTGGAACGTAATAAAACAACTTTTGTCGGCACGTACCAAGCAAATCGCGGCTTTGGCTTCGTAGTTACCGATGACAAAAAGTTAAATATGGACATTTTCATAGCTAAGGATGATGCACTGGGAGCGGTAGATGGTCATAAAGTAGTAGCGGAAGTAACCCATTGGCCAGACGCATCAAAATCAGCGACAGGTGTCATTACAAAAATATTAGGGCACAAAAATGACCCAGGTGTGGACATTTTATCGATTCTTTATAAATACGATATTCCACCAGAATTCCCACAAGAGGTTGTGCAAGCAGCAGCCGATGTACCAGATGAGATTGCAGAGGAAGATTTAGTTGGCCGCCGTGATTTACGTGATGAAGTAATCGTGACGATTGACGGCGCAGATGCCAAGGATTTAGATGACGCAGTTACAGTCGTGAAGTATGATGACGGTACTTACAAACTAGGTGTCCACATTGCAGATGTAAGTTATTATGTGACACAAGGTTCTGTATTAGATACGGAAGCTTATGAACGAGCGACATCTGTATATTTGACAGACCGTGTAATTCCAATGATTCCACACCGTTTATCGAACGGGATTTGTTCATTAAATCCACAAGTAGATCGTCTAACATTGTCTTGTGAGATGATTATTGATGGTGCAGGGCACATCGTAAAGCATGAAATTTTCCAAAGTGTCATTAACACGACGGAGCGTATGACGTATACAGATGTGTATAAGATTTTAGAGCATCCTGACGAAAATCCAGAATTAATGGAGCGCTACGAAAAGCTTGTGCCAATGTTCCAGAACATGGAGGAGCTTGCACAAATTTTACGTAATAAACGTATGGTGCGCGGGGCGATTGACTTTGATTTTAAAGAATCCAAAGTGCTAGTTGATGAAGAAGGTTGGCCACAAGATATCGTCCTACGTGAACGTACAGTGGCAGAACGATTAATCGAGGAATTCATGCTTGCAGCAAACGAAACAATCGCAGAGCATTTCCATTGGATGGAATTGCCGTTTTTATACCGTATTCACGAAGATCCAAAACCAGAGAAATTACAGCGTTTCTTCGAATTCGTTACGAATTTCGGGATTGTTATTAAAGGATCTGGCAACTCGGTTCATCCGAAGGCATTACAGGAAGTGATACAATCGATTGAGGGCTTACCAGAGGAGCCAGTTATTTCAACGATGTTATTACGTTCGATGCAGCAGGCAAAATATTACGCAGAGTCATTAGGACACTTCGGTTTATCGACGGAGTTTTATACACACTTCACATCACCAATTCGTCGTTACCCTGATTTAATTGTTCATCGATTAATTCGCACGTATTTAATTAATCAGGATACATCGAAGGAAACCGTTGTACAATGGGGCTCTGTGATGGATGAAATTGCAGATCATACATCTAACCGTGAACGTCGTGCAGTAGAAGCGGAGCGTGATACTGATGCACTGAAAAAAGCGCAGTATATGTCCGATAAAATTGGCGAAGAGTTTGTTGGCATTGTCTCATCGATTACGAACTTTGGTATTTTCGTTGAATTAGAAAATACAGTAGAAGGTCTAGTGCACATTTCGAATATGACCGATGATTACTACCGCTTTGAAGATCGTCATATGGTTATGATCGGCGAGCGTACAGGTCGTCAATTCCGTATCGGCGATGAGGTGAAAATCCGTGTCGCAAATGTTGTCATTGAAGAATCTTCTGTCGACTTCGAAATTGTCGATATGGTTTCAAATGCACGCCCATCGCGTCGCCAAACAGCAAAGGTAATCCATGCGGGACGTAAAGAAGGCCGTAGTGGGGACAAAGAGCGCATAGGTGAAAAACGTGACCGTAAAGCACGAGGCGGTAGCAAGGAGCGTCCAGCGAAGGAGAAAAAACGAAGCGGAAGCAGCGAGCGTGATCCCCGTGGACGTCGAAAAGACGGTAAAAAGAGCGACAAGCCGTTTTATGAAGGCATCGCAAAAGGTAAAAAGAAAAAAAGCAAAAAGAAGAAATAATGTGTGAAGCTGTAGTCCATCTGCAGCTTCCTTGGTGGATAAAAAGGTATAAGTTTTTCATGGAAATCCACATAAGAAAAGACATCATTTCGCGCTATTTTGACGCGAAAGGTGTTTTTCTAATAAATCGAGGTGTTGAAGATGGCAAAAGGTACAGGTAAGGTTTTAGCGCAAAACAAAAAAGCAAACCATGATTACTTTATTGAAGAAACGATAGAAGCAGGGATGGTGCTTACAGGAACCGAGATTAAATCGATCCGTGATGCACGTGTGCAGCTGAAGGAGTCCTATGTAAGCATTCGCGATGGCGAAGCGTGGATTCGCAACATGCATATTTCTCCCTTTGATCAAGGAAATCGATACAATCATGATCCATTACGTGAGCGCAAATTGCTATTACATAAAAAGCAAATTAGTGAATTAATAGGCTCGGTAAAACGTGACGGCTATACGATTGTCCCATTAAAAATCTATATTAAAGATGGCTATGCAAAGCTGTTAATCGGTCTTGCAAAGGGGAAGAAAGATTACGATAAACGTAATGATATGAAGAAAAAAGAAGCAAAACGTGACATGGAGCGCGCCTTCAAGGATCGTCAAAATTCATAAGAAATGATGAGAACGAGTGTGTAATTGTGAACACTCGTTTTTGTTATTCAGGCAAAACTAACAAGATTTTTGTATTTTATACAATAAAAATGCAATAATGGGTGATTTTTCTAATTTCTTCGTGTAAAATTAAATGCGTGAAAGGGGTATATTGTTAATGAACCATTTACGCCATTTGACAGTAGTAGATAAGATGGTGATTTTTATTGAAACAATATTACAAAACAATAATTGCTTAAAAGAGATAGAGGCGAATTTCTCGCATAATTACCCAAACTATGAGGTAATTTTTCACACATATATAGGACTAAGTGTTTCTGAATATATTAATCAGGCACGCATCATGGAAGCAGAGAAATTGCTGGAGCATACAACCCTGGATTTCAAAGAAATTGCAACGAGAATAGGGATGAATGGCTACTTTGAATTTATGCAGCTATTTAAGCAGGTGAATGGCATTTCACCGAGCACGTATCGTAATCAATTGTTAAAGGATCTAAATCTAACTACAGAAGAGAAGTAAGGAGATTTGGAGTAGCGCATTTGTGTCATGATCTGAGTATATAACTTGCGAGAATCACATTTTTATCATATACTTTAGTTATCAAGCCAGTGTATGCCTACTCATACGGTATACGTATAGAGCAAAGAAATTTGCTCTTTTCCGAACTTATCTCGGGTTTATAACTCGGGGACGTTACGGATTCGACAGGGGTGGTTCAAGCTCTGGTCGCGCGTCGGAGGTCTCGTCTTCGTCA belongs to Solibacillus sp. FSL R7-0682 and includes:
- a CDS encoding FecCD family ABC transporter permease → MKLWKNILLWVLPLALAIASLGIGRFEVDFVTVVKILSSHIFPIDQTWTQMEYNVVMTVRLPRIILALLIGAGLSISGAAFQGMFANPLVSADILGVAAGAGFGASIGILLFGNGYITQGLALIFGLAAIGFTYMIGGAGKNLPIFMLVLAGVVTSALFNALISLTKFVADPEEKLPAITYWLMGSLGTASYRDLYTAGPIILVGMFILLVLRWRINLLTLPDDEAKSLGINVTRLKWFVIAGATLCTAAAVAVAGIVGWVGLIIPHIARMFVGSNNERVLPMSIALGGAYLLLIDTLARSVTAAEIPLSILTAIVGAPFFAYLLRRTGGSWS
- a CDS encoding ABC transporter ATP-binding protein, with the protein product MKIEVREGNFFYAKKKETKPFIYESNIDFVLEPGQIMAILGPNGAGKTTLLKCITGLNDWRQGETLIDDVPLKKIAEKELWKRIGYVPQAHKMVFGFSIEDLVVMGRAPYISSLSKPRKEDYEKAHEALNEVGILHLAKKSCNEVSGGELQLALIARTLVSNPEILILDEPESHLDVQKQVVILETLKRLSKEHQISCIINTHYPNHAFYLADQVLMIAKQKKVMIGPVHEVMTESRMKEYFNIDLRKLIFEEEDLLFETMVPLALAAKRDISACKYHPFD
- the secG gene encoding preprotein translocase subunit SecG, coding for MHTLLTVLLIIVALALIVVVLLQSGKSAGLSGAISGGAEQLFGKQKARGMDLVLHRVTIVLSVAFFVLALAITKI
- a CDS encoding alpha/beta hydrolase, whose protein sequence is MKKALSSPFFFEAGRRAVLLLHGFTGSSADVRMLGRYLEKHGYTSLAPHYKGHGVPPEELIVTNPHDWWQDVINGYNQLKQAGYEEIAVAGLSLGGVFSLKLALEQPVKGVVTMCSPMTMRTTDTMFEGVIEYAKQYKKQQGKSEQEIELEIKAIKQQGMASLPDLQQLIHEVRQSIDLLYAPILIIQSRHDQVINPDSANIIYNSVESIQKEIRWFEQSGHVITLDKEKDQLHEEVLTFLNTLDWII
- the rnr gene encoding ribonuclease R, yielding MTQNNDLQNQILEFMRDDDYRPMTVSEIEGAFALEEADDFRELVKTLVKMEAQGQIVRSRSNRYGLPERMNLLRGRFIGNAKGFGFVAPEEEGMDDIFIPSYETNGALNGDTVLVRILKESSGDRREGTITKIVERNKTTFVGTYQANRGFGFVVTDDKKLNMDIFIAKDDALGAVDGHKVVAEVTHWPDASKSATGVITKILGHKNDPGVDILSILYKYDIPPEFPQEVVQAAADVPDEIAEEDLVGRRDLRDEVIVTIDGADAKDLDDAVTVVKYDDGTYKLGVHIADVSYYVTQGSVLDTEAYERATSVYLTDRVIPMIPHRLSNGICSLNPQVDRLTLSCEMIIDGAGHIVKHEIFQSVINTTERMTYTDVYKILEHPDENPELMERYEKLVPMFQNMEELAQILRNKRMVRGAIDFDFKESKVLVDEEGWPQDIVLRERTVAERLIEEFMLAANETIAEHFHWMELPFLYRIHEDPKPEKLQRFFEFVTNFGIVIKGSGNSVHPKALQEVIQSIEGLPEEPVISTMLLRSMQQAKYYAESLGHFGLSTEFYTHFTSPIRRYPDLIVHRLIRTYLINQDTSKETVVQWGSVMDEIADHTSNRERRAVEAERDTDALKKAQYMSDKIGEEFVGIVSSITNFGIFVELENTVEGLVHISNMTDDYYRFEDRHMVMIGERTGRQFRIGDEVKIRVANVVIEESSVDFEIVDMVSNARPSRRQTAKVIHAGRKEGRSGDKERIGEKRDRKARGGSKERPAKEKKRSGSSERDPRGRRKDGKKSDKPFYEGIAKGKKKKSKKKK
- the smpB gene encoding SsrA-binding protein SmpB: MAKGTGKVLAQNKKANHDYFIEETIEAGMVLTGTEIKSIRDARVQLKESYVSIRDGEAWIRNMHISPFDQGNRYNHDPLRERKLLLHKKQISELIGSVKRDGYTIVPLKIYIKDGYAKLLIGLAKGKKDYDKRNDMKKKEAKRDMERAFKDRQNS
- a CDS encoding helix-turn-helix domain-containing protein — protein: MNHLRHLTVVDKMVIFIETILQNNNCLKEIEANFSHNYPNYEVIFHTYIGLSVSEYINQARIMEAEKLLEHTTLDFKEIATRIGMNGYFEFMQLFKQVNGISPSTYRNQLLKDLNLTTEEK